The proteins below are encoded in one region of Metallibacterium scheffleri:
- the rlmD gene encoding 23S rRNA (uracil(1939)-C(5))-methyltransferase RlmD — MSDLETDIIDLSHDGRGVARSDGKVIFVRGALPGERVRIGPRKRHRHFDEAELLAVLTPSAQRAIPPCPHFGRCGGCALQHLQSAAQLAAKQRVLAENFERIGKVVPQRWLAPLADAPWAYRRKGRLSVRWVEKKGRVLVGFREDNPRFVADLGSCAVLAPPFDTLLAPLAALVDSLDARRDIPQIEFARGDDAALLLFRHMQPLGAADRARLAVFSDRHAIALWLQSGGPDSAQPLRELDARALSYRIDDDAIEIVFQPLDFIQVNAGMNRRMLALALDLLAPQAHERVLDLFAGLGNFTLPIARRAAVVAGVEGDAGLVARAAENATRNALGNARFHTANLFADQRQAPWAREAWDKILLDPPRAGAAELLDYLPGTSVRRVVYVSCHPGSLARDAGTLVQRHGFRLTAAGVMDMFPHTAHVESIALFERD, encoded by the coding sequence ATGAGCGACCTCGAAACCGACATCATCGATCTCAGCCACGACGGTCGTGGCGTGGCCCGCAGCGACGGCAAGGTGATCTTTGTCCGCGGCGCGCTGCCGGGCGAGCGTGTGCGCATCGGTCCACGCAAGCGCCACAGGCATTTCGACGAGGCCGAGTTGCTCGCCGTGCTCACGCCCTCGGCGCAACGCGCGATACCACCGTGCCCGCACTTCGGCCGCTGTGGCGGCTGCGCGCTGCAGCACCTGCAATCCGCCGCGCAACTTGCTGCCAAGCAACGCGTGCTGGCGGAGAACTTCGAGCGCATCGGCAAGGTCGTGCCGCAGCGCTGGCTGGCGCCGCTGGCCGATGCGCCGTGGGCATACCGGCGCAAGGGCCGCCTGTCGGTACGCTGGGTCGAGAAGAAAGGCCGCGTGCTGGTGGGTTTCCGCGAGGACAACCCGCGCTTCGTGGCCGATCTGGGCAGTTGCGCGGTGCTGGCGCCGCCATTCGACACGTTGCTCGCGCCGCTGGCAGCGCTGGTCGACTCACTGGATGCGCGCCGCGACATTCCGCAAATCGAATTCGCGCGCGGCGACGACGCGGCGCTGCTGCTGTTTCGGCATATGCAGCCACTGGGCGCGGCCGATCGCGCGCGCCTCGCGGTGTTTTCCGATCGGCACGCGATCGCGCTGTGGCTGCAGTCGGGCGGGCCCGACAGCGCGCAGCCGCTGCGTGAGTTGGACGCGCGCGCATTGAGCTATCGCATCGACGATGACGCCATCGAGATCGTGTTTCAGCCACTGGATTTCATCCAGGTCAACGCCGGCATGAACCGACGCATGCTGGCGCTGGCGCTGGACCTGCTGGCGCCGCAGGCGCACGAGCGCGTACTCGATCTGTTCGCCGGGCTGGGCAACTTCACCCTGCCCATCGCGCGTCGCGCGGCCGTGGTGGCGGGCGTCGAGGGCGACGCCGGTCTGGTCGCCCGAGCCGCCGAAAATGCCACGCGCAATGCGCTGGGCAACGCACGCTTTCACACCGCGAATCTGTTTGCCGACCAGCGCCAGGCGCCGTGGGCGCGCGAAGCCTGGGACAAGATCCTGCTGGATCCGCCGCGCGCTGGCGCCGCCGAGCTGCTGGACTATCTGCCGGGGACATCGGTGCGCCGCGTGGTGTATGTGTCATGCCATCCAGGCTCGCTGGCGCGCGACGCTGGCACGCTGGTGCAACGCCATGGTTTTCGCTTGACAGCGGCGGGGGTGATGGACATGTTTCCGCATACCGCGCACGTCGAATCCATTGCCCTGTTCGAGCGCGACTGA
- a CDS encoding YdbL family protein has product MHKPLILLAACLALLAGCVTINVYFPAAAAQKAAQQIVGNVLGTATSPAPAGSSPAPASSTSINAGSGGGGLGIAVLDFIIPPAAAAEPDMNISTPGIQAIEARMKANFEQNLEPLLKAGVIGFTANGNVAVRDLNAASLPQRAGVSQAVASANRERADLYAAIASANGHPEWEPRIRAIFAQTWIQKARPGWYYRDSSGAWQRK; this is encoded by the coding sequence ATGCACAAACCGCTCATCCTGCTCGCCGCCTGCCTGGCATTGCTCGCTGGCTGCGTGACCATCAATGTGTATTTTCCTGCCGCTGCCGCGCAGAAAGCCGCGCAGCAAATTGTCGGTAATGTGCTGGGCACCGCGACCAGTCCGGCGCCCGCTGGCAGCAGTCCGGCGCCAGCCAGCAGCACGTCGATCAACGCGGGTTCGGGTGGCGGTGGTCTCGGCATCGCGGTGCTCGATTTCATCATCCCGCCGGCCGCCGCCGCCGAGCCCGACATGAATATCTCGACGCCCGGGATCCAGGCCATCGAAGCACGCATGAAGGCCAATTTCGAGCAGAATCTCGAACCCCTGCTGAAAGCCGGGGTGATCGGATTCACCGCCAATGGCAATGTCGCCGTGCGCGATCTCAACGCGGCCTCGTTGCCGCAACGGGCCGGGGTCAGCCAGGCCGTGGCCAGCGCCAATCGCGAGCGCGCCGATCTGTATGCCGCCATCGCGAGCGCCAATGGCCACCCCGAGTGGGAGCCCAGGATCCGCGCCATCTTCGCGCAGACATGGATCCAGAAAGCACGCCCCGGCTGGTATTATCGCGACAGTTCCGGCGCGTGGCAGCGCAAATAG
- the nagZ gene encoding beta-N-acetylhexosaminidase: protein MLMIGIEGLQLAAHEHTWLAAPEVGGLILFTRNYSDRAQLTRLIDAVRGARAAPLLIAVDQEGGPVQRFRDGFTRLPALDTLGALWDRDAARAVALAEEHAWIMASELRAMDVDLSFAPVLDLARGNRAIGTRALHADAEAVATLGQAYVRGMRLAGMAATLKHFPGHGSVLEDTHLEGARDARTLAELRAADLRPFAAGFAAGAEAVMMAHVTYPAIDALPAGYSPRWIKDILQGEMGFAGIVISDDVGMAAAASAGGVGARVAAHYAAGCHIVLACAPALVPEALAAARAVHGAPAFAQVRLAGQAAPSWAALLDNPQRARFLADLASLQTQAVA from the coding sequence ATGCTGATGATCGGCATCGAGGGTCTGCAACTGGCCGCGCATGAGCACACGTGGCTGGCCGCGCCCGAGGTGGGCGGGCTGATCCTGTTCACGCGCAATTATTCGGATCGCGCGCAACTGACACGCCTGATCGACGCGGTACGCGGTGCGCGCGCGGCACCGCTGCTGATTGCCGTCGATCAGGAAGGCGGCCCGGTACAGCGTTTCCGCGACGGTTTCACGCGCCTGCCGGCGCTGGACACACTCGGCGCGCTGTGGGACCGCGATGCGGCACGCGCGGTGGCGCTGGCCGAGGAACACGCCTGGATCATGGCCAGCGAGCTGCGCGCGATGGATGTGGACTTGTCGTTCGCGCCGGTGCTGGATCTGGCGCGCGGCAACCGCGCCATCGGCACGCGCGCGTTGCACGCCGATGCGGAGGCCGTGGCCACGCTCGGCCAGGCCTATGTGCGTGGCATGCGGCTGGCCGGCATGGCGGCCACGCTCAAGCATTTCCCGGGGCACGGCTCGGTGCTGGAAGACACCCACCTCGAGGGCGCGCGCGACGCGCGCACGCTGGCCGAGTTGCGCGCAGCCGATCTGCGTCCGTTCGCGGCGGGTTTCGCCGCCGGCGCCGAGGCGGTGATGATGGCGCACGTGACCTATCCCGCCATCGATGCGTTGCCGGCGGGCTATTCGCCGCGCTGGATCAAGGACATTCTGCAGGGCGAGATGGGCTTCGCCGGCATCGTCATCAGTGACGACGTGGGCATGGCCGCGGCCGCCAGCGCCGGCGGCGTTGGCGCGCGCGTCGCCGCGCACTACGCCGCCGGCTGTCACATCGTGCTGGCCTGCGCACCGGCGCTGGTGCCCGAGGCACTGGCCGCCGCGCGCGCCGTGCATGGCGCTCCTGCATTCGCGCAGGTGCGTCTGGCGGGGCAGGCTGCGCCAAGCTGGGCAGCGTTGCTCGACAACCCGCAGCGCGCGCGCTTTCTGGCTGATCTGGCCAGCTTGCAAACGCAGGCCGTGGCATGA
- a CDS encoding hypoxanthine-guanine phosphoribosyltransferase — protein MSALPASLADALTASDLIHDRCVITQAIDDMAAALDARLAGREALLLTVLHGALPFAGQLAMAMRSPLRFDTVHATRYRGSTQGGELLWKQRPATPLAGRSVLLADDILDEGHTLAALRDWCLGEHAAEVVIATLCRKPHGRCVPGLHSDVNGLLVPDRYVFGYGMDFQEQGRNLPAIYALRDA, from the coding sequence ATGAGCGCGCTGCCTGCCAGCCTGGCCGATGCGCTGACCGCCAGCGATCTCATCCACGATCGCTGCGTCATCACGCAGGCCATCGACGACATGGCCGCTGCGCTGGACGCACGTCTGGCGGGGCGCGAAGCCCTGCTGCTCACCGTGCTGCACGGTGCCTTGCCGTTTGCCGGGCAACTGGCCATGGCCATGCGCAGCCCGCTGCGCTTCGACACCGTGCACGCCACGCGCTACCGCGGTTCGACCCAGGGCGGCGAGTTGCTGTGGAAGCAGCGTCCCGCCACACCGCTGGCCGGGCGCAGCGTGCTGCTGGCTGATGACATCCTCGACGAAGGCCATACCCTGGCCGCGCTGCGCGACTGGTGCCTCGGCGAGCACGCGGCCGAGGTGGTCATCGCCACCTTGTGCCGCAAGCCGCATGGCCGCTGCGTGCCGGGGCTGCACAGCGACGTCAACGGCCTGCTGGTACCGGATCGCTACGTGTTCGGCTATGGCATGGACTTTCAGGAGCAGGGCCGCAATTTGCCCGCCATCTACGCCTTGAGGGATGCATGA
- a CDS encoding CYTH domain-containing protein: MGIEIERKFLLRADTWRAGVTRTLHLRQGYLIDAAALAAGLARASVRVRVQDATAWLNIKAARAGIVRDEYDYAIPPADAERMLQTLCNGLIEKRRHVVPVDDVHFEIDEFLGSNAGLVVAELELSAADAPFPRPLWLGREVSQHLRYFNVNLIAHPYAAWNARERAGDETC, from the coding sequence ATGGGCATCGAGATCGAACGCAAGTTTCTGCTGCGCGCTGACACCTGGCGCGCGGGCGTGACGCGCACGCTGCACCTGCGCCAGGGTTATCTGATCGACGCTGCGGCGCTGGCCGCGGGGCTGGCGCGTGCTTCGGTGCGCGTGCGTGTGCAAGACGCCACGGCGTGGCTCAACATCAAGGCCGCGCGCGCGGGCATCGTGCGCGATGAATATGACTACGCGATTCCACCCGCGGATGCCGAGCGCATGCTGCAAACCCTGTGCAATGGCTTGATCGAGAAGCGCCGCCACGTGGTGCCGGTGGACGACGTGCACTTCGAGATCGACGAGTTTCTCGGCAGCAATGCCGGGCTGGTCGTGGCCGAGCTGGAACTGTCCGCCGCGGACGCACCGTTTCCGCGTCCGTTGTGGCTGGGGCGCGAGGTCAGCCAGCACCTGCGCTATTTCAACGTCAACCTGATCGCGCATCCCTACGCTGCGTGGAACGCGCGCGAACGCGCCGGAGATGAAACATGCTGA